A single Triticum dicoccoides isolate Atlit2015 ecotype Zavitan chromosome 2A, WEW_v2.0, whole genome shotgun sequence DNA region contains:
- the LOC119359496 gene encoding uncharacterized protein LOC119359496: MVSWDDLPTSSEDDSVTNKHPATIFCKEWTGLATDLPSFKCEHGSLCEKHVAFQSVDSGRRFLACAHKEVPKCTYVEWIDPEWPEALKMSLATIWSMYEEETKQSLKENVLSTE; this comes from the exons ATGGTGTCCTGGGATGATCTCCCAACCTCTTCTGAAGATGACTCGGTGACCAACAAG caTCCTGCAACAATTTTCTGCAAAGAATGGACTGGCCTGGCAACAGATCTGCCTAGCTTTAAATGTGAGCATGGATCTTTGTGTGAGAAGCATGTGGCTTTTCAATCAGTTGACAGTGGAAGAAGATTCCTGGCTTGTGCACACAAG GAAGTACCTAAATGCACCTATGTGGAATGGATAGACCCTGAGTGGCCTGAAGCATTGAAGATGAGCCTAGCTACCATATGGAGCATGTATGAAGAGGAGACAAAACAAAGCCTAAAAGAAAATGTGTTGAGCACTGAATAG